One window of the Oceanicaulis sp. genome contains the following:
- a CDS encoding MucR family transcriptional regulator, whose amino-acid sequence MNEEHIPTVDNEELLRMTTDIVASFLTHNSVPAESVPDMIKSVHATMKDIATDQPKPEPKAKPAVPVSKSVTDDYIVCLEDGKKLKMLKRYLRSQYHMSPEDYRRKWGLPADYPMVAPNYSKRRSEFAKEIGLGRGGRKKGK is encoded by the coding sequence ATGAACGAAGAGCACATTCCGACCGTCGATAACGAAGAACTGCTGCGCATGACGACCGACATCGTCGCGTCTTTCCTTACGCACAATTCGGTGCCGGCGGAGAGCGTTCCGGACATGATCAAGTCCGTGCACGCCACGATGAAAGACATTGCGACCGACCAGCCCAAGCCCGAGCCCAAGGCGAAGCCGGCGGTTCCGGTCTCCAAATCGGTGACCGACGATTACATCGTCTGCCTGGAAGACGGCAAGAAGCTGAAAATGCTCAAGCGCTATCTGCGCTCGCAGTACCACATGAGCCCGGAAGACTATCGCCGGAAGTGGGGCCTGCCGGCCGACTATCCGATGGTCGCGCCGAACTATTCCAAGCGCCGCTCCGAGTTCGCCAAGGAAATCGGCCTGGGCCGCGGCGGCCGCAAGAAAGGCAAATAA
- a CDS encoding serine hydroxymethyltransferase, which translates to MSEPLEGREVIFEFVAIGDSVRVAAVDVATGEEVVVTGPRSAAQLDLERIAGRKLARKLGLVSKDGSETKTPRRGGRGVIV; encoded by the coding sequence ATGAGCGAGCCGCTCGAAGGTCGCGAAGTGATCTTCGAGTTTGTCGCGATCGGCGATTCGGTGCGCGTCGCCGCGGTCGACGTCGCCACCGGCGAGGAAGTCGTGGTCACCGGGCCGCGCTCGGCCGCCCAGCTTGATCTCGAACGCATCGCGGGCCGCAAGCTCGCCCGAAAACTCGGTCTCGTCTCGAAAGACGGTTCGGAAACGAAAACGCCCCGGCGTGGCGGCCGGGGCGTCATCGTCTGA